The region CGATATTTTGCCAGTTATCATACACTGAATGATCTAAAGGCTTTTTCTGTCCATACACAAGATAACTCATAATGAACAGGATAAAAACTGTACTTCTCAACTTCATTTTTAAATACTTTTAAAGTTTAAAAATAAGATATTTCTTCGACAAAACTTTTATCAGTACATATGGCTCATTATAAAAATGTCAAAATGTCACTTTTCATGAAACGGTATTTTTTTTGAGAAAGATTTTGAAGAAAAATTAAAACTAAAAATATTATGACGAAAGGAAATATCAATGTATCTGTGGAAAATATTTTCCCATTGATCAAAAAATTCTTGTACAGTGACCACGAAATCTTCTTAAGAGAATTGATTTCCAATGCAACGGACGCCACTTTAAAACTAAAGCATTTAACAAGCATCGGCGAAGCGAAAGTTGAATATGGAAATCCAAAACTTGAGGTTAAGATTGACAAAGAAAACAAGACTCTTCATATTATCGACCAGGGAATCGGAATGACCGGTGAAGAAGTCGAAAAATACATCAACCAGGTTGCCTTTTCAGGAGCAGAAGAGTTTTTGGAAAAATATAAAGACTCTGCAAAAGATTCAGGAATTATAGGTCATTTCGGACTTGGATTCTATTCTGCGTTTATGGTTGCAGAAAAGGTTGAGATCTTAACCAAATCCTACAAAGAAGAACCTGCTGTTCGTTGGATCTGTGATGGAAGCCCTGAATTTACATTAGAAGAAACTGCTGATAAAACGGACAGAGGGACTGAAATTATCCTTCATATTGCAGAAGATTCAGTAGAATTTTTAGAAGAAGGGAAAATCCGTGAATTGTTATTAAAGTACAACAAATTCATGCCTGTTCCTATTAAATTCGGAACAAAGACCCATACTTTACCTTTACCGGAAGATGCTCCTGAAGATGCAGTTGCAGAGACCGAGGAAGTTGATAATATCATCAACAACCCTACTCCGGCCTGGACTATTGCTCCAAATGAACTGACCAATGAAGATTATATGAACTTCTACCACGAATTGTATCCAATGCAGTTTGAGGAGCCTTTATTTAATATTCATTTGAATGTTGATTATCCATTTAACTTAACTGGGGTTTTATTCTTCCCGAAACTGAGCAATAACCTGAATATTGAAAAAGATAAAATTCAATTATATCAAAATCAGGTATTTGTAACAGATGAAGTGAAAGGTATCGTTCCGGATTTCTTAATGTTGCTTCGTGGAGTGATCGATTCTCCGGATATTCCTCTTAACGTATCCCGTTCTTATTTACAGGCAGACGGTGCAGTGAAGAAAATCTCTTCTTACATTACGAAAAAAGTGGGCGACAAAATGTCATCTCTAATCAATGAAAACCGCGAAGATTATGAGAAAAAATGGAATGACATTAAAGTGGTTATTGAATACGGAATTGTAACGGAAGAAAAATTTGCTGAGAAAGCAGATAAATTCACATTATATCCTACAACAGATGGAAAATATTTCTTGTGGAATGAGCTGGAAGAAAAAATTAAATTAAACCAAACTGATAAAGA is a window of Candidatus Chryseobacterium colombiense DNA encoding:
- the htpG gene encoding molecular chaperone HtpG; the protein is MTKGNINVSVENIFPLIKKFLYSDHEIFLRELISNATDATLKLKHLTSIGEAKVEYGNPKLEVKIDKENKTLHIIDQGIGMTGEEVEKYINQVAFSGAEEFLEKYKDSAKDSGIIGHFGLGFYSAFMVAEKVEILTKSYKEEPAVRWICDGSPEFTLEETADKTDRGTEIILHIAEDSVEFLEEGKIRELLLKYNKFMPVPIKFGTKTHTLPLPEDAPEDAVAETEEVDNIINNPTPAWTIAPNELTNEDYMNFYHELYPMQFEEPLFNIHLNVDYPFNLTGVLFFPKLSNNLNIEKDKIQLYQNQVFVTDEVKGIVPDFLMLLRGVIDSPDIPLNVSRSYLQADGAVKKISSYITKKVGDKMSSLINENREDYEKKWNDIKVVIEYGIVTEEKFAEKADKFTLYPTTDGKYFLWNELEEKIKLNQTDKDGNLVVLYASNADEQHSYIQSAKDKGYEVLLLDSPIVPHVIQKLETSKEKISFVRVDADHINNLIKKDEPIISKLNETEKESLKKNVEEVINDTKFTVQLEDLESNDAPFTITQPEFMRRMKDMQATGGGGMFGMGGFPEMYNLVVNSNSEFANQILNTENIEEKAGLIKYALDLAKLSQNLLKGKDLTDFIQRSYQNLNK